Proteins from one Hydrogenophaga sp. SL48 genomic window:
- a CDS encoding YkgJ family cysteine cluster protein, whose translation MPEQTTPDEHGAEALFRQQRGAFEHTLATAGPEAALLQAWDSFDGNVAIQCEGQPPVACGKGCASCCTLRVTALAPEVFVLANYLRATAPTLASHGIHLITAVRETDAATRGQDETARVTMHRRCAFVVKGVCLIHRARPLACRGHASHDRRACVDAAAGRVSEVPFSGPHRMVRMLLQSALQAALRQQGLAWGAYELNHALVLALDAPDAQAAWLQGADPLAEAAVDWDEREAMAAGFDEIRR comes from the coding sequence ATGCCAGAACAGACCACCCCCGACGAGCACGGCGCCGAAGCCCTCTTCCGCCAGCAGCGCGGCGCCTTTGAACACACGCTCGCCACCGCCGGCCCCGAGGCCGCGCTGCTGCAGGCCTGGGACAGCTTCGACGGCAACGTGGCGATCCAGTGCGAGGGCCAGCCGCCCGTGGCCTGCGGCAAAGGCTGCGCCAGCTGCTGCACGCTGCGCGTCACCGCGCTCGCGCCCGAGGTGTTTGTGCTGGCCAACTACCTGCGCGCCACCGCGCCCACGCTGGCCAGCCACGGCATTCACCTCATCACCGCTGTGCGCGAAACCGACGCCGCCACCCGGGGGCAGGACGAAACGGCGCGCGTGACCATGCACCGGCGCTGCGCCTTCGTGGTCAAGGGCGTGTGCCTGATCCACCGCGCGCGACCGCTGGCCTGCCGGGGCCACGCCTCGCACGACCGGCGCGCCTGCGTGGACGCCGCGGCCGGGCGCGTGAGCGAGGTGCCGTTTTCCGGGCCGCACCGGATGGTGCGCATGCTGCTGCAGTCGGCCTTGCAGGCCGCCCTGCGCCAGCAGGGTCTGGCCTGGGGCGCCTACGAACTGAACCACGCCCTGGTGCTGGCGCTGGACGCGCCGGATGCGCAAGCCGCCTGGTTGCAGGGCGCTGATCCGCTGGCGGAGGCGGCGGTGGATTGGGACGAGCGCGAGGCCATGGCGGCGGGGTTTGACGAGATACGGCGGTGA
- a CDS encoding Ohr family peroxiredoxin, with the protein MDLVYKTTMLTQGGRGGQVQSEDGSFKLKLAVPKEMGGSGEGPNPEMLFAAAFAACFEHSIRHIAKADKLPLRGCYVEATLSMYVNFEGAYRMALSLTATLAGPLDQVTADSLMERAKGICPYADATKTNMSLNLKAVLDTPVTA; encoded by the coding sequence ATGGACCTCGTCTACAAAACAACCATGCTGACCCAGGGTGGTCGCGGTGGTCAGGTGCAGAGCGAAGACGGCAGCTTCAAGCTCAAGCTCGCCGTGCCCAAAGAGATGGGCGGCAGCGGCGAAGGCCCGAACCCCGAGATGCTGTTCGCGGCCGCCTTCGCGGCCTGTTTCGAACACTCCATCCGCCACATCGCCAAGGCCGACAAGCTGCCGCTGCGCGGCTGCTACGTCGAGGCCACGCTGTCGATGTACGTGAACTTCGAAGGCGCCTACCGCATGGCGCTCAGCCTCACGGCCACGCTGGCCGGCCCGCTGGACCAGGTCACGGCCGACAGCCTGATGGAACGCGCCAAGGGCATCTGCCCCTACGCCGACGCGACCAAGACCAACATGAGCCTCAACCTCAAGGCGGTGCTGGACACGCCGGTGACCGCATGA
- a CDS encoding FmdB family zinc ribbon protein, with product MPMFDYHCKACQAEFELLVRSSTVPTCPHCASTELEKCVSRIAPAGKIEAIRMSNRRLAAAQGHFNNYSPSEKARLLKGKSV from the coding sequence ATGCCCATGTTTGACTACCACTGCAAAGCCTGCCAGGCCGAGTTCGAGCTGCTGGTGCGTTCCAGCACGGTGCCCACCTGCCCGCACTGCGCGAGCACCGAGCTGGAGAAGTGCGTCTCGCGCATCGCCCCGGCCGGCAAGATCGAAGCCATCCGCATGTCCAACCGCCGGCTCGCTGCGGCACAGGGCCACTTCAACAACTACAGCCCGTCCGAAAAGGCGCGGCTGCTCAAAGGAAAGAGCGTTTGA
- a CDS encoding ArsC/Spx/MgsR family protein, whose translation MSHITFFEKPGCGGNARQRAVLQAAGHTLERRNLLTAHWTPEALLAFLAPLSVPEWFNRAAPRIKSGEVVPEALNAEAALALLISEPLLIRRPLMLNAADGSRHVGFDTAAVTAWIGLVPSAQRPSSLEGCASPTKSCSTPTGGQHAHV comes from the coding sequence ATGAGCCACATCACCTTCTTTGAAAAGCCCGGCTGCGGCGGCAACGCGCGCCAGCGCGCGGTGCTCCAGGCCGCCGGCCACACGCTGGAGCGGCGCAACCTGCTGACCGCCCACTGGACACCCGAGGCCCTGCTCGCGTTTCTCGCACCGCTGTCCGTGCCCGAGTGGTTCAACCGCGCCGCCCCGCGCATCAAGAGCGGCGAGGTGGTGCCCGAGGCGCTGAACGCCGAGGCCGCCCTCGCTCTGCTGATTTCCGAGCCATTGCTGATCCGCCGCCCGCTGATGCTGAACGCCGCCGACGGCAGCCGCCATGTCGGTTTCGACACCGCGGCGGTCACGGCCTGGATCGGCCTCGTGCCCTCGGCGCAGCGCCCGAGCTCGCTGGAAGGCTGCGCCTCGCCCACCAAGTCTTGTTCCACCCCCACCGGAGGCCAACATGCCCATGTTTGA
- a CDS encoding ankyrin repeat domain-containing protein — translation MKGQRVFRRLTVAELGPWCAAHPNALLLDARDAASHERDGWPGAVRLCSDNQDTLLLRTARTRPVLIYCHHGNASQTWAQMFADFGFTEVRDLIGGQAAWVAAQNAPAPAAPPPPPPAPPRKPPAQALSDWLRAEGFDDPDARGPHGNTPLMLAAWRGDAATVSALLQQGVTLNAVNRDGNNALWLACVHGDLSGIQRLVRAGVPIDQTNTTGATALMYASSSGKAAVLRQLLALGADASLRTQDDFSALDMAASLECLRLLRPARQPAPSESPT, via the coding sequence ATGAAAGGCCAACGCGTCTTCCGCCGTCTCACCGTGGCCGAGCTCGGCCCCTGGTGCGCGGCCCACCCCAACGCCCTGCTGCTCGACGCGCGCGATGCCGCCAGCCATGAGCGCGACGGCTGGCCCGGTGCCGTGCGGCTCTGCAGCGACAACCAGGACACCCTGTTGCTGCGCACCGCCCGCACCCGCCCCGTGTTGATCTACTGCCACCACGGCAACGCCAGCCAGACGTGGGCTCAGATGTTTGCCGACTTCGGTTTCACCGAGGTCCGCGACCTCATCGGTGGCCAGGCGGCATGGGTCGCGGCGCAGAACGCACCAGCCCCTGCAGCGCCCCCACCGCCTCCGCCCGCACCGCCACGCAAACCACCCGCGCAAGCGCTGTCGGACTGGCTGCGCGCCGAAGGCTTCGACGATCCCGATGCGCGCGGCCCCCACGGCAACACGCCCCTGATGCTCGCGGCCTGGCGCGGCGACGCCGCCACCGTGAGCGCCCTGCTTCAACAGGGCGTCACGCTCAACGCGGTCAACCGCGACGGCAACAACGCGCTCTGGCTGGCCTGCGTGCACGGCGATCTCTCGGGCATTCAGCGCCTGGTGCGCGCAGGCGTGCCCATCGACCAGACCAACACCACCGGCGCCACCGCGCTGATGTACGCCTCCAGCAGCGGCAAGGCCGCCGTGCTGCGCCAGCTGCTTGCGCTCGGCGCCGACGCCAGCCTGCGCACGCAAGACGATTTCAGCGCGCTCGACATGGCCGCCAGCCTGGAATGCCTGCGCCTGCTGCGCCCCGCGCGCCAACCCGCCCCCAGCGAAAGCCCCACATGA
- the draG gene encoding ADP-ribosyl-[dinitrogen reductase] hydrolase, whose translation MNDRFDKVLGAYLGLAIGDALGATVEFMRPREIALQYGVHRDIVGGGWLKLARGQVTDDTTMCLALGEALLRGGPQAQQAHALGDDALVHAIGQAFVKWFQAKPVDIGNTCRRGILRYLHEHSLSGPYNAGDGGNGALMRNLPVALATLGNDAAFERLSIAQARLTHHHPLSDAATLGFGHLVRQLIDGASQVDSLLWIHRWIEQHPAFNFAPYRGHATAYVVDTVQTVLHFYTRHNDFEEALIATVNQGDDADTTGALIGMLAGARCGAAALPRRWLQRLKPQTVRDITDQCSGLLALSRGPTDAHIASTPPCPEPRP comes from the coding sequence ATGAATGATCGCTTCGACAAGGTGCTCGGCGCCTACCTGGGTCTCGCCATCGGCGATGCGCTGGGCGCCACGGTGGAGTTCATGCGCCCGCGTGAGATCGCCCTGCAATACGGCGTGCACCGCGACATCGTGGGCGGCGGCTGGCTCAAGCTCGCGCGCGGCCAGGTCACCGACGACACCACCATGTGCCTGGCTCTCGGTGAGGCCCTGCTGCGAGGCGGCCCGCAGGCCCAGCAGGCCCACGCCCTGGGCGACGACGCACTGGTGCACGCCATCGGCCAGGCCTTCGTGAAGTGGTTCCAGGCCAAGCCGGTGGACATCGGCAACACCTGCCGGCGCGGCATCTTGCGTTACCTCCACGAACACAGTCTCTCCGGCCCGTACAACGCAGGCGACGGCGGCAACGGCGCGCTGATGCGCAACCTGCCCGTCGCCCTGGCCACGCTGGGCAACGACGCCGCCTTCGAGCGCCTGTCCATCGCGCAGGCGCGGCTGACGCACCACCACCCGCTGTCCGACGCCGCCACGCTGGGGTTTGGCCACCTTGTGCGCCAGCTCATCGATGGCGCCAGCCAGGTGGACAGCCTGCTCTGGATTCACCGCTGGATCGAGCAGCACCCGGCCTTCAACTTTGCACCGTACCGCGGCCACGCCACGGCCTATGTGGTGGACACGGTGCAGACCGTGTTGCACTTCTACACCCGGCACAACGACTTCGAAGAAGCACTGATCGCCACCGTGAACCAGGGCGACGACGCCGACACCACCGGCGCCCTGATCGGCATGCTGGCAGGTGCGCGCTGCGGCGCGGCCGCCCTGCCCCGGCGCTGGCTGCAGCGCCTGAAGCCGCAGACCGTGAGGGACATCACCGACCAGTGCAGCGGCCTGCTCGCGCTCTCGCGTGGCCCGACGGACGCACACATCGCCAGCACCCCCCCCTGCCCGGAGCCCCGCCCATGA
- a CDS encoding NAD(+)--dinitrogen-reductase ADP-D-ribosyltransferase, whose translation MASDEGLDQPPRWTSTNLVGVPTAWLASAGFNQRAPELHIAGTRETQPGLFALLDRCNDLTEAREVFVHHLSIAFGLRPPERHELDGLGTAEQRRWRGSWRRLLQGWGMDANGAAGAVLKGWVESRFGLVPTFHKAPLARFPSPAWITYLEEKASSRHHSNNIHQQLDLLYEFCQWALARFPLPAPQMQGRHLRLWRGSNRVEEQLLSGSLRGRQCRVRLNNVVSFSLSPEDASCFGDWVFELLVPRSKLLVFPGLLPGHVLQGEQEVIALGGDYDVVARYE comes from the coding sequence GTGGCGAGCGATGAAGGCCTTGACCAGCCCCCACGCTGGACCAGCACCAACCTGGTGGGGGTGCCCACGGCCTGGCTGGCCAGCGCGGGCTTCAACCAGCGTGCGCCCGAACTGCACATCGCCGGCACGCGAGAGACCCAGCCGGGTCTCTTCGCGCTGCTGGACCGCTGCAACGACCTGACCGAAGCGCGCGAGGTCTTTGTGCACCACCTGTCCATCGCCTTCGGCCTGCGCCCGCCGGAACGGCACGAACTCGACGGCCTGGGCACGGCCGAGCAGCGGCGCTGGCGCGGCAGCTGGCGCCGCCTGCTGCAGGGCTGGGGCATGGACGCCAACGGCGCAGCCGGTGCGGTGCTCAAGGGCTGGGTGGAAAGCCGTTTCGGCCTCGTGCCCACCTTCCACAAGGCGCCGCTGGCGCGCTTCCCTTCACCGGCCTGGATCACCTACCTCGAAGAAAAAGCCAGCAGCCGCCACCACAGCAACAACATCCACCAGCAGCTCGACCTGCTGTACGAGTTCTGCCAGTGGGCGCTGGCCCGTTTCCCGCTGCCAGCGCCTCAGATGCAGGGCCGCCACCTGCGGCTCTGGCGCGGCAGCAACCGGGTGGAAGAGCAGCTGCTGAGCGGTTCCCTGCGCGGGCGCCAGTGCCGCGTGCGGCTCAACAACGTGGTGTCCTTCAGCCTCAGCCCCGAAGACGCCTCTTGTTTTGGCGACTGGGTGTTCGAGCTGCTGGTGCCGCGCAGCAAACTGCTGGTGTTCCCCGGCCTGCTGCCGGGCCATGTGCTGCAGGGCGAGCAGGAGGTGATCGCCCTCGGTGGCGACTACGACGTGGTGGCGCGTTATGAATGA
- a CDS encoding group II truncated hemoglobin yields MNLPLAPTTTQLAPPSHFEAIGGQAAVDRLVNAFYSQMDSRPDATGIRAMHEPDLGHTKAVLRLYLAEWLGGPKDYTAQRGHPRLRMRHAAFPIGVPQRDAWLACMAAAMQQTGVPPDLHSVLMAAFFKTADWMRNTPNPPAQPAINPATNPKEAP; encoded by the coding sequence ATGAACCTGCCCCTCGCGCCCACCACCACACAGTTGGCACCGCCCTCGCACTTCGAGGCGATCGGTGGCCAGGCGGCGGTGGACCGCCTGGTCAACGCCTTCTACAGCCAGATGGACAGCCGGCCCGATGCCACCGGCATCCGCGCCATGCACGAGCCTGACCTCGGCCACACGAAAGCCGTGCTGCGGCTGTACCTGGCCGAGTGGCTGGGCGGCCCCAAGGACTACACGGCGCAGCGCGGCCACCCGCGCCTGCGCATGCGCCACGCGGCCTTTCCCATCGGCGTGCCCCAGCGCGATGCCTGGCTCGCCTGCATGGCCGCGGCCATGCAGCAGACCGGCGTGCCCCCGGACCTGCACAGCGTGCTGATGGCGGCCTTCTTCAAGACCGCCGACTGGATGCGCAACACCCCCAATCCCCCGGCACAACCTGCCATCAACCCTGCCACCAACCCGAAGGAAGCTCCATGA
- the nifH gene encoding nitrogenase iron protein, with protein sequence MAKLRQIAFYGKGGIGKSTTSQNTLAALSDLGQKILIVGCDPKADSTRLILHAKAQDTILSLAAEAGSVEDLELEDVMKIGYKDIRCVESGGPEPGVGCAGRGVITSINFLEENGAYDGVDYVSYDVLGDVVCGGFAMPIRENKAQEIYIVMSGEMMAMYAANNISKGILKYANSGGVRLGGLVCNERQTDKELELAEALAGMLGSKLIHFVPRDNIVQHAELRRMTVIEYAPDSKQAAEYRTLASKIHNNAGNGTIPTPITMDQLEDMLMEFGIMQAVDESEVGKAAAAAAALAAAA encoded by the coding sequence ATGGCCAAACTTCGGCAAATCGCCTTTTACGGTAAAGGCGGCATCGGTAAATCGACCACTTCCCAGAACACCCTGGCTGCTCTGTCCGACCTCGGCCAGAAAATCCTGATCGTCGGCTGCGACCCCAAGGCCGACTCGACCCGCCTGATCCTGCACGCCAAGGCCCAGGACACCATCCTCTCGCTGGCCGCTGAAGCCGGTTCGGTGGAGGACCTGGAGCTCGAAGACGTGATGAAGATCGGCTACAAGGACATCCGCTGCGTCGAGTCCGGTGGCCCTGAGCCAGGCGTCGGCTGCGCTGGCCGCGGCGTGATCACCTCGATCAACTTCCTGGAAGAAAACGGCGCCTACGATGGCGTGGACTACGTGTCCTACGACGTGCTGGGTGACGTGGTGTGCGGCGGCTTCGCCATGCCCATCCGCGAAAACAAGGCGCAGGAAATCTACATCGTGATGTCGGGCGAGATGATGGCCATGTACGCGGCCAACAACATCTCCAAGGGCATCCTGAAGTACGCCAACTCGGGTGGTGTGCGCCTGGGTGGCCTGGTCTGCAACGAGCGCCAGACCGACAAGGAACTGGAACTGGCCGAAGCCCTCGCCGGCATGCTGGGCAGCAAGCTGATCCACTTCGTGCCGCGCGACAACATCGTGCAACACGCCGAGCTGCGCCGCATGACCGTGATCGAGTACGCCCCTGACTCCAAGCAGGCCGCCGAGTACCGCACCCTGGCTTCGAAGATCCACAACAACGCCGGCAACGGCACCATCCCCACCCCCATCACGATGGACCAGCTGGAAGACATGCTGATGGAGTTCGGGATCATGCAAGCGGTCGACGAGTCCGAAGTCGGCAAGGCCGCTGCGGCCGCTGCCGCCCTGGCCGCCGCAGCCTAA
- the nifD gene encoding nitrogenase molybdenum-iron protein alpha chain, translating to MTATVEDRKATNKALIDEVLKAYPEKMAKRRAKHLGSFEEGKPDCGVKSNIKSLPGVMTIRGCAYAGSKGVVWGPIKDMIHISHGPVGCGQYSWAARRNYYIGTTGIDTFVTMQFTSDFQEKDIVFGGDKKLDKIIDEIQELFPLNKGISIQSECPIGLIGDDIEAVSKKKSKEYEGKTIVPVRCEGFRGVSQSLGHHLANDAIRDWVFDRTDPNKRPEFVSTPYDVAIIGDYNIGGDAWSSRILLEEMGLRVISQWSGDGTIAEIENTPKAKLNVLHCYRSMNYISRHMEEKYGIPWVEYNFFGPTMIEKSLREIASHFDDSIKAKAEEVIAKYKPLMQAVIDKFKPRLQGKKVMLFVGGLRPRHVIGAYEDLGMDVVGTGYEFGHGDDYQRTTHYVKDGTLIYDDVTGYEFEKFVEQVQPDLVGSGIKEKYVFQKMGVPFRQMHSWDYSGPYHGYDGFAIFARDMDMAISSPIWGLTKAPWKKAA from the coding sequence ATGACTGCCACAGTTGAAGACCGCAAGGCCACGAACAAAGCCTTGATCGATGAAGTGCTGAAGGCCTATCCCGAAAAGATGGCCAAGCGCAGGGCGAAGCACCTGGGCTCGTTCGAAGAAGGCAAGCCGGACTGCGGCGTCAAGTCCAACATCAAGTCCCTGCCGGGCGTCATGACCATCCGCGGTTGTGCCTACGCCGGTTCCAAGGGCGTGGTGTGGGGCCCCATCAAGGACATGATCCACATCAGCCACGGTCCTGTGGGTTGTGGCCAGTACTCCTGGGCCGCCCGCCGCAACTACTACATCGGCACCACCGGCATCGACACCTTTGTCACGATGCAGTTCACCAGCGATTTCCAGGAAAAGGACATCGTGTTCGGTGGTGACAAGAAACTGGACAAGATCATCGACGAGATCCAGGAGCTGTTCCCCCTCAACAAGGGCATCTCGATCCAGTCGGAGTGCCCGATCGGCCTGATTGGAGACGACATCGAAGCCGTCTCCAAGAAGAAGAGCAAAGAGTACGAAGGCAAGACCATCGTGCCCGTGCGCTGCGAAGGTTTCCGTGGCGTGAGCCAGTCGCTCGGCCACCACCTGGCCAACGACGCGATCCGCGACTGGGTGTTCGACCGCACCGACCCGAACAAGCGCCCCGAGTTCGTCTCCACGCCCTACGACGTGGCCATCATTGGCGACTACAACATCGGTGGCGACGCCTGGTCCAGCCGCATCCTGCTCGAAGAAATGGGTCTGCGCGTGATCTCCCAGTGGTCCGGCGACGGCACCATCGCCGAGATCGAGAACACGCCCAAGGCCAAGCTCAACGTGCTGCACTGCTACCGCTCGATGAACTACATCAGCCGCCACATGGAAGAGAAGTACGGCATTCCATGGGTGGAATACAACTTCTTCGGCCCGACCATGATCGAGAAGAGCCTGCGTGAGATCGCCAGCCACTTCGACGACAGCATCAAGGCCAAGGCCGAAGAGGTCATCGCCAAGTACAAGCCGCTGATGCAGGCCGTGATCGACAAGTTCAAGCCGCGTCTGCAGGGCAAGAAGGTCATGTTGTTCGTGGGCGGTCTGCGTCCGCGCCACGTGATCGGCGCCTACGAAGACCTGGGCATGGACGTGGTCGGCACCGGCTACGAATTCGGCCACGGCGACGACTACCAGCGCACCACGCACTACGTCAAAGACGGCACGCTGATCTATGACGACGTGACCGGCTACGAGTTCGAGAAGTTCGTCGAGCAGGTGCAGCCCGACCTGGTCGGCTCGGGCATCAAGGAAAAGTACGTGTTCCAGAAGATGGGCGTGCCGTTCCGCCAGATGCACAGCTGGGACTACTCCGGCCCCTACCACGGCTACGACGGCTTCGCCATCTTCGCCCGCGACATGGACATGGCGATCAGCTCTCCGATCTGGGGTCTCACAAAAGCCCCCTGGAAAAAAGCAGCCTAA
- the nifK gene encoding nitrogenase molybdenum-iron protein subunit beta, giving the protein MPQSADKILDHELLFREPEYQDIFRTKKAEFEFNHSDDTVKQIVEWTKTEDYKQKNFARDSLSVNPAKACQPLGAVYVANGFQKTLSFVHGSQGCVAYYRSHFSRHFKEPTSCVSSSMTEDAAVFGGLNNMVDGLANAYSLYKPDMIAVSTTCMAEVIGDDVDAFIKTSKQKGSVPDEFDVPFAHTPAFVGSHITGYDNALLGILRHFWDGKAKTTEPLVRVPNDSINFIGGFDGYVVGNMKEIRRIFDLFGVQVNIICDPSGNWNTPTDGEFRMYAGGTSKEEVVAALHAKATIVFQEFCCEKTSKFIAEHGQEVITLNAPIGVAGTDQFLMEISRLTGKPIPAELEKERGELVDAMADSQAHLHGKRYALYGDPDQMLGYAQFLLELGAEPSHVLATNGTETWAKKVQELFDSSPYGAGCKVYPKRDLWHLRSLLFTEPVDFLIGNTYGKYLERDTKTPLVRMVFPIFDRHHYHRFPTWGYDGGMRVLVTLLDEFFEALDANTIVPGKTDYSYDIIR; this is encoded by the coding sequence ATGCCCCAATCAGCCGACAAGATCCTCGACCACGAACTGCTGTTCCGTGAGCCCGAGTACCAGGACATCTTCCGCACCAAGAAAGCGGAATTCGAGTTCAACCACAGCGACGACACCGTCAAGCAGATCGTCGAGTGGACCAAGACCGAAGACTACAAGCAGAAGAACTTCGCCCGCGATTCGCTGTCGGTGAACCCGGCCAAGGCCTGCCAGCCGCTGGGCGCCGTGTACGTCGCCAACGGCTTCCAGAAGACGCTGAGCTTCGTGCACGGCAGCCAGGGCTGCGTGGCCTACTACCGCTCGCACTTCAGCCGCCACTTCAAGGAACCCACGTCCTGCGTGAGCTCTTCGATGACGGAAGACGCGGCGGTGTTCGGTGGCCTGAACAACATGGTCGACGGCCTGGCCAACGCCTACAGCCTGTACAAGCCCGACATGATCGCGGTGTCCACCACCTGCATGGCCGAAGTGATCGGTGACGACGTGGACGCCTTCATCAAGACCAGCAAGCAAAAAGGCAGCGTGCCCGACGAGTTCGACGTGCCGTTCGCCCACACCCCGGCCTTCGTCGGCAGCCACATCACCGGCTACGACAACGCGCTGCTGGGCATCCTGCGCCACTTCTGGGACGGCAAGGCCAAGACCACCGAACCCCTGGTGCGCGTGCCCAACGACAGCATCAACTTCATCGGTGGCTTCGACGGTTACGTCGTCGGCAACATGAAGGAAATCCGCCGCATCTTCGATCTTTTTGGTGTGCAGGTGAACATCATCTGCGACCCGTCCGGCAACTGGAACACGCCCACCGACGGCGAGTTCCGCATGTACGCCGGTGGCACCTCGAAAGAAGAAGTGGTTGCAGCCCTGCACGCCAAGGCAACAATAGTGTTCCAGGAATTCTGCTGCGAGAAGACCAGCAAGTTCATCGCCGAACACGGCCAGGAAGTGATCACGCTGAACGCCCCCATCGGTGTGGCAGGCACAGACCAGTTCCTGATGGAAATCTCGCGCCTGACCGGCAAACCGATCCCGGCCGAGCTGGAAAAGGAACGCGGCGAACTGGTGGACGCCATGGCCGACAGCCAGGCCCACCTGCACGGCAAGCGCTACGCCCTCTACGGCGACCCGGACCAGATGCTTGGTTACGCCCAGTTCCTGCTGGAACTCGGTGCCGAACCCTCGCACGTGCTGGCCACCAACGGCACCGAAACCTGGGCCAAGAAGGTGCAGGAGCTGTTCGACTCGTCGCCTTACGGCGCCGGCTGCAAGGTCTACCCCAAGCGCGACCTGTGGCACCTGCGTTCGCTGCTGTTCACGGAACCGGTCGACTTCCTGATCGGCAACACCTACGGCAAGTACCTGGAGCGCGACACCAAGACCCCGCTGGTGCGCATGGTGTTCCCGATCTTCGATCGCCACCACTACCACCGTTTCCCCACCTGGGGTTACGACGGCGGCATGCGCGTGCTGGTCACCCTGCTCGACGAATTCTTTGAGGCCCTGGATGCGAACACGATTGTTCCGGGCAAGACGGACTACAGCTACGACATCATTCGGTGA
- a CDS encoding 2Fe-2S iron-sulfur cluster-binding protein — protein sequence MANVTFSSPRMKKDLTVYAIAGDTKTLLSVAKANNIPLDFECENGECGSCQLQVTVLSGNTPHGVALTEKEKTVLKLAGKITAQQIADAETKDLPPPWRLACQFIVRNEDIVVKF from the coding sequence ATGGCCAACGTGACATTCAGTTCTCCGCGCATGAAGAAGGACCTCACGGTCTATGCCATCGCGGGTGACACCAAGACCTTGCTCTCTGTGGCGAAAGCCAACAACATTCCGCTGGATTTCGAGTGCGAGAACGGTGAATGCGGCTCCTGCCAGTTGCAGGTGACCGTGCTGTCGGGCAACACGCCGCACGGCGTGGCGCTGACCGAAAAAGAGAAGACCGTGTTGAAGCTGGCCGGCAAGATCACGGCGCAGCAGATCGCCGACGCCGAGACCAAGGACCTGCCGCCGCCGTGGCGCCTGGCCTGCCAGTTCATCGTGCGCAACGAAGACATCGTCGTGAAGTTCTGA
- a CDS encoding ferritin-like domain-containing protein, whose protein sequence is MESVEEFLAHTIQLENEAALRFGQLADAMRTAGNTEVAQLFRQLADYSLLHLGDARERAGYRNLPTLAEADYQWPDIESPEAAAIWAADPFIGIEQALQVALDAESAGLAFYDNVLQTTTDHEIKVLAKEFVEEEAQHVAELERWIALHRTGEKLPLGR, encoded by the coding sequence ATGGAATCCGTAGAAGAATTTCTGGCCCACACCATCCAGCTGGAGAACGAAGCCGCGCTGCGCTTCGGCCAGCTCGCCGACGCCATGCGCACGGCCGGCAACACCGAGGTGGCCCAGCTGTTCCGCCAGCTGGCCGACTACTCGCTGCTGCACCTGGGCGACGCGCGCGAGCGCGCCGGTTACCGCAACCTGCCCACGCTGGCCGAGGCCGACTACCAGTGGCCCGACATCGAAAGCCCCGAGGCCGCCGCCATCTGGGCCGCCGACCCCTTCATCGGCATCGAGCAGGCCTTGCAGGTGGCACTCGACGCCGAGAGCGCCGGCCTGGCGTTTTACGACAACGTGCTGCAGACCACGACCGACCACGAGATCAAGGTGCTGGCGAAAGAGTTTGTGGAAGAGGAAGCGCAGCACGTGGCCGAACTCGAGCGCTGGATTGCCTTGCACCGCACGGGTGAGAAGCTGCCGCTGGGTCGGTAG